One Kwoniella dejecticola CBS 10117 chromosome 11, complete sequence DNA segment encodes these proteins:
- a CDS encoding iron-sulfur clusters transporter ATM1, mitochondrial — MSLGSCSRYVLPKAPLAWGVAGPSRYLSSSFLQSKADRKPILSQSRRISTGNPRRLTLTCAECRAASFSTSSRRSVPPSSSAAPPSKTATTTPVPANQSKSLNPDAAPKDVSNSSQDKTDWRIIVKLAGNIWPKNNPKVKIRVLGALGLLVAGKILNVQVPFFFKTIVDSLNVPLTESSTVWVLAGASIAGYGAARILTTAFGELRNAVFASVSQSAIRKVARETFEHLLNMDMRFHLERQTGGLTRAIDRGTKGISFILSSIVFHVIPTALEISMVCGILSWKFGWDFAAVTAITMGLYTWFTVQTTAWRTKFRKQANSADNKGATVAVDSLINYEAVKAFNNERFEVAQYDATLKTYEKASVKIATSLALLNSGQNFIFSSALTMMMLLAAQGVVKGTMTVGDLVMVNQLVFQLSLPLNFLGTVYRELRQSLIDMEVMFNLQGLDSGIKDKPNTKPLALKGGEIRFENVNFGYHPERPIFKDMSFTIPAGHKVAIVGPSGCGKSTVFRLLFRFYDSQSGRILIDGQDIKDVTLESLRKSIGVVPQDTPLFHADILHNIRYGNLEATDEQVIEAAKKAHVEETIQRLPDKYQTKVGERGLMISGGEKQRLAVARLLLKDPPILFFDEATSALDVYTETELMRNINNTLLGGGKTSVFIAHRLRTISDADLIIVLQDGKVAEQGSHEQLLEIDGGVYQRLWQAQLTESTQSKVGEEKDEEVEELEVVGQEKR, encoded by the exons ATGAGCTTAGGCTCCTGCAGTCGGTATGTGCTCCCCAAAGCTCCACTCGCTTGGGGTGTAGCTGGTCCCTCACGGTActtgtcttcttcattcttgcAAAGCAAGGCGGACCGAAAGCCGATCCTCAGTCAAAGTCGACGGATCTCAACGGGAAACCCAAGgagattgaccttgacatGTGCAGAGTGTCGGGCTGCCTCTTTCTCGACATCTTCACGACGATCAGTGCctccctcatcttcggctGCTCCGCCTTCGAAAACAGCAACCACGACGCCTGTGCCTGCCAATCAGTCTAAATCGCTGAATCCAGATGCCGCCCCGAAGGACGTGTCGAACTCTTCACAAGACAAGACAGATTGGCGGATTATAGTCAAGCTAGCGGGAAACATCTGGCCGAAGAATAATCCGAAAGTCAAGATACGAGTACTTGGCGCCTTAGGATTATTGGTCGCGGGTAAAATATTGAACGTACAAgtacccttcttcttcaagactATCGTGGATAGCTTGAACGTACCCCTCACGGAAAGTAGTACGGTATGGGTCTTAGCTGGAGCGTCAATTGCTGGTT ACGGAGCTGCCAGAATTCTTACCACCGCTTTTGGGGAACTACGAAATGCTGTCTTTGCGTCCGTCTCGCAAAGCGCTATCCGAAAAGTCGCTAGGGAGACATTCGAGCATCTACTGAACATGGATATGCGGTTCCACCTTGAAAGGCAGACTGGTGGTTTGACAAGGGCAATCGATCGGGGTACAAA GGGTATATCGTTCATACTTTCCTCCATCGTGTTCCACGTGATACCAACCGCTCTTGAAATCTCGATGGTATGCGGTATCTTATCTTGGAAGTTCGGTTGGGACTTCGCAGCTGTGACAGCTATAACTATGGGTCTATACACTTGGTTCACCGTACAAACAACAGCATGGCGAACGAAGTTTAGGAAACAGGCGAACTCGGCGGATAATAAAGGTGCTACCGTTGCCGTAGACAGTCTGATCAACTACGAGGctgtcaag GCGTTCAACAACGAACGATTCGAAGTGGCTCAATACGATGCGACACTGAAAACCTACGAAAAGGCTTCGGTCAAGATTGCGACTTCCCTTGCACTGCTGAACTCGGGTCAAAatttcatcttctccagtGCTTTGACTATGATGATGTTATTGGCGGCTCAAGGGGTCGTAAAAG GCACGATGACCGTTGGTGACCTCGTGATGGTCAATCAGCTGGTCTTCCAACTTTCTCTCCCGTTGAACTTCTTGGGCACGGTGTATAGGGAATTAAGGCAGAGTCTGATCGACATGGAGGTGATGTTCAACTTACAAGGCTTGGATTCcggtatcaag GACAAGCCCAACACAAAACCACTAGCTTTGAAAGGTGGCGAGATCCGCTTCGAAAACGTCAATTTCGGCTATCATCCCGAACGGCCCATTTTCAAAGATATGAGCTTCACCATTCCCGCAGGACACAAAGTCGCCATCGTCGGTCCGTCAGGATGCGGTAAATCGACCGTCTTCAGACTCCTTTTCCGGTTCTACGATTCTCAGAGTGGGCGAATCCTGATAGACGGTCAAGATATCAAAGACGTCACTTTAGAGTCACTCAGAAAATCTATCGGAGTAGTCCCGCAAGATACACCGTTGTTCCATGCTGATATCCTGCATAATATCCGATATGGCAACCTTGAGGCGACGGATGAACAGGTGATTGAGGCTGCGAAGAAGGCGCATGTGGAAGAGACGATCCAGAGATTACCGGATAAATACCAGACGAAAGTCGGAGAGAGAGGTCTGATGATTTCCGGAGGAGAGAAACAACGACTAGCAGTAGCGAGATTGCTTCTGAAGGATCCGCCGATATTGTTTTTCGATGAGGCGACAAGTGCGCTGGATGTGTATACGGAGACAGAGTTGATGCGGAATATCAATAATACGTTGCTTGGTGGAGGAAAGACCAGTGTCTTCATTGCGCATAG ACTACGGACGATCTCGGATGCCGATCTGATCATAGTGCTTCAAGATGGTAAAGTGGCCGAACAAGGATCACATGAACAACTATTAGAAATAGATGGTGGAGTATATCAACGATTATGGCAAGCTCAACTTACGGAAAGTACCCAGAGCAAAGtcggcgaagagaaggatgaagaggtggaggagctTGAAGTTGTAGGGCAAGAGAAAAGATAA